From the genome of Sporomusa sphaeroides DSM 2875:
CAAGCAGGTTTGTCACACCGACAACCTGAGCTTTGGCTTCTGCGGCAACCTCTGCCACTGTTTCCGGCAGGTTCATGCCTCTGAGGTAAATAACTTCATACCCATCCTTTTCAAATGCTTCACGAATGGTATTTATGCCCACCACATGGGCATCAGCCCCCACTGTTGCCAGTACAACCTTGGTCTTCTTGCTGATTTCTACCGGCTTTTGGACCTGTACCGGCTCGCTTGTAAAAGTAAGGTACTGTTCGTCAATGCTGGTTGGGCCATAGCCCGGAACATACCGGCGGATACCGTCTTTATCCCGGTGTGTACGCACGCCGCGTTTAAGGTCCCAGCCGCCGGCCCGCGGTGAATCCATGATGCCGTTCTTACCTGCCGAAACAATCAGATCAATCAGCTCTGCATCACCATAACTGCGCCAGAAATTCGGGGTAATATCCTGAGGTGCCAGCATTCCATCCCGCCCTAATACGGCAGACAGCACCGCCATGGCCTCGGCAATAATTTCTTCTTTGCGTGCATCAATAGCAGCATTCTGTATATCTATATCTGCCGTATTGTCAAATACATTATAGGAAGCCCACATGGCCTTGGCCATGGAAGCACCTGTCGGTATGCCAACAGACTCGGCTGCCTTGGGACGGTAGAAATTGGCTTTGCCTAACCGCGCACTAATAGCCATACGGGCAAAATGTGCCTGCTCTACGATAAGATCGGCCGGCGGATTTTGGAAGGTTTCCGGTACTACAATCAAGGAATCGCTCCACATCGTCTCTTTAAAGGCCCGCATGGCTGCCAGATCGGCCAGCAGGTTAATACCGGCGACATTCATCTGCAGACCGCTCAGCTCTTTAGGCAAACCGGCCAAAACAGCCAAACCTTCTGCCAGCAGGCACATAGCCAGCGCCATGCCGTCTGTTCCGCCGATATTATTTAAATGCTTATGAGAATCGGTCTGGACAAATATTTTATTTTCTGCACAAATTTGCAGTGCCCGGTAGCCGTTAAGCACCTTGGTTTTATAATCATGAATGCCGCGTCCGCCGAAATGGACGTGAATGACAGGGCCGATATCGGTACCGTCAAAGCCGGCAATCAGTGCATTAATAATGGATAAGTGCGGTGTATCGCCAGTAGCATTAATCCGCATAGGATGTTTGCTGCCTCCGCCCAATTGGACCAATTCCCGTTCCCCGGCAGGCGTAATGCCACCTTTGCCGCGTGACTGCTCAATCAGCTCAGCCCCGTTAAGCGGATCGATGTGACGCGTAGCCTCAGAATGGACAAATTGGAAGATAGTCTCGTTAAATTGTTCGGCCATTTTGTACATGTCAAGCGATTCTTTATAGGTTTCCTCTGCCGAATTACGGCCAAGAATGGGATTCATTACCGGAATACCTGTCTGCTCCGCTTTTTGCGCCAGTTCCCAAATACGATAACCGCTGCGTTCTACTCCGGCTACCACACGCGGATATGGGTCAGGAAGGCCGGTTACATCTCCATCTTTAGTCACCTGAGGCATGGGCACCTTAAAAACTTTTTCGTAAGCCCGCACACGCTCCTGGTCAGCAATAATAATTTCTTTTGTCTTTTTCTGCATATCACTCTATTCCTCCCTTAGCCCCCGGCCGCTAAAAACAAAAACATTATCACCCGGGCATTGTCTCCTAGGACAATCTTTTTAATATTGATGTTCTTTCATTCGCTCTCTCTTTTAAGTCCGCGTCCGGACATATAGCGTACACGCCTGCTAATTATTAATGCAATTAGCGTGCCAATTCAGTTTTTTCACAAACTTATTACATATTTAGCACTTTTTCATCTGCTAATAACAAATCCAGGCATCATAACTTTGCAAAAATGAAAAGATATAATGCCTGGACCTTCTTTAAACATGCATCAAAGTTGGTTTTTTTAAAATTAAAAAAATTTTTGCAAAAGTGCAAAAATAATGTCTTTTTACACTTAAAATCGCTTCCAAAGCCTCTGGATTCTGCCCAGGGGCTTTAGAAGCGCCTTATTAGACATCAATTCCATATTTCTGCATTTTGCGCCATAGTGTACTCACGCTAACCCCCAAACGCTTTGCCGCCAAACTGGATTTGTATTTTGCATTTTCTAATGCAATTTTTATGATTTCTTTTTCATACTCCATAACATAATCATCCAATGTGCGACCATTTTCATAAAGGCTGGCCTTGCTGACTTCCTTGATTTTCTGGTTATGCAATATGATATGCTGCGGCAGATGATGCAGTAGAATCTCCATTTCCGTATACTCTGCAACATTCACCGCAAATTCTATAGTATTTTCCAGTTCGCGGACGTTACCTGGCCAATTGTACTTTTGCAGGGCATCCATCGCCTCGTTACTAATCTGCTTGATTACTCTGCCAAGATTCGTGTTGTATTTATTTAAAAAATACTCTGCAAGCCGAGGTACATCTCCCTCTCGCTCGCGCAGAGGCGGGATGGTAATTCGGATTACATCCAGCCGATAGTATAGATCTTCACGGAACTTCTTCTCCTTGACTAATTCCCGCAAATTTTTATTTGTCGCGCTTATGACACGCGTATTCACACGAATAGGCTTGCTGCCACCGATGCGGGTAACTTCCTTTTCCTGCAGCACACGCAGCAGCTTACTCTGCAAGTTAAAATCCAGTTCATTAATTTCATCAAGAAAGATTGTACCACCATCGGCCTGCTCGAACGAACCTAGCATTCCACCCTTTTTTGCCCCGGTAAATGCACCTTCCTCATAACCGAACAGATGGCTTTCAATCAGAGAATCTGGCAGCGCACCACAGTTTATGGCCACAAACGGCCCGCCTGAATGGCTGGCATTGTGAATGGCCTGCGCGAACATTTCCTTGCCGGTTCCAGTTTCACCGACAAGCAAAACTGTCGAATTGCTGCGGGCAATTCGCACAGTCTCCGACAAGGTGCGTTTAATGGCCTGACTTTCACCGATGATATCACAGATATTATACTTAGTATTCTGCAGGCGTTTGACCTCCTGCATCAGCTTTATACTTTTCTTAGAGGTAGTGGCATTGTTCAGGATTAGGCAGCAGTCACTGGTAATCGGGATATATGCGACATAAACACCCTCAGCATGGGTGGACATGGTGACAATAGGTTCCTTGGATGTGATGGACCGCCTGGCCTGCTCAAAGTCGCCTGCTACTTCAACCTGTTGCCCATTGGAGTCAAAGCTGATAATCCGCTGACCCATTTTGTCACACATGGTCGCATAACCGCCCGCAATCCTTGCTATACCCGGCAGTGCTTTCTTCATGGCTTCTTTTAAATTTTCCTCGTTGCGAATGCGCTGCGTATCTGTACTGACCAGGACATAGTTATTAATAGGAACTGCCCAGGCCATACAGTTCTGGTCATAGCGCGCCGGTCCAATCAGCGGCCGCTTCTCCTTAATACAGCGGGTGGCCATCTCATACACCTGGTTCTTAAACTGGGAAAGTTCTTCTCCCTTGTAATCATAATTGGTAATCATGACTCCGTTGGAGTCTGTTAAGGTCGCATATCCCCCAGTGATTTTTGCAATCATCGGCAACGCTTCGAGTAAGATTTTGGTTTGCTCGTCGTACATTAACAGTCCTCCCTTAAGTTATCCAATCTATGTAAACCCCGGTCCGGCAATGCCCGAACAGTAATTTACATAGATTACAGGATATTACCAAAACTTCACTAGAATCAAGTAATCCCATAGGGCTATTTTAACATAATAAATCTACGTATGTATAGATATACAAGGTTGTTCCACTATTAGGAATAAACAATAACATAAAGCTTGTAGTAATTATTACTACAAGCTTTAATGTTATTACTATGTTAGGCTAAGACAATGCCCAACCGCCTGGCCGCTTCTGCTGCCTGCTCCAACGAAGGCGAAGCATCGCGCAAATGAACCCTGCCGCCACCGCGATTTAAGGTGTCAACCCAACAGGTCATTTGATCTGTCTCAATGGTTATCTTTTGGATGTAAGCTTCCGTACCCTCAACGATGTTTACTTCAATCCCTGCTTCGCGAACCTTTTGAACGGCCACATTGTACATCTCGTAATCTGCGGTCGAACTGCCAAAGGCAGCACCCATCAATACCCCGGGAATGTTGATGGCCCGGCGTGCAAACAGTTCCGGATACAATTCCACCGTTATTTTTCGGATCGTCCCCTGAGCCAGTTCATGCGCAATACGCGCTGCATTAGTCGGCGAACCGACAGCCTGGCTGCTGCCGCCGACAACAGCCTCACCCAAGGTATTGGTAATTGGCAAAGTTTGCTTGGCAAAATTTTGCGATATGGCATCGGCATTTTTCAGTGTTTGCTCAATTTTGGCCTGCTCGGCATCCTTGACATGCTGTTCCACCAAATCTTCTACCTGGGGCTTGCGTTTAAAAAACGGCTCCATAAAGTCCACCACAGTCGGCACCAAATGCTTGCCTGACTGGACGTGAACCTGGCTGGCCATGGCAAACATCACATCAATCGGCACATTAACATCAATGTCTACCCGCAAGAGCAGCTTGGCGGAGTACATACCGATCATAACAGCACCGGCAATGTGTGTTGTACACAGAGCCGGGACCAGCACGCGCGGTGTGCACGGAACACCGATGGTGGGAGATAGTGCCAATACCATGGCTTTTTCCATCTGCTCAGGTGTTCCTTTCATCAATGCGACCGTACCGGCTGCTATACAGGGTGCACCAGCACCAAAACCCTCCATATTGCAGCCTGTCGTCACTTTGCCGGCACGGAACAGTCCGCCGATTTTTAAAAACAGGGCAGCAATCTCTGCGACTTCTCGCTCACTGTAACCGGCACGCATCATGGCCATGATATAGCCTGTATAAGGACAGGAATCCCCGGTTCCGGCGCAAGGTCTGAGGCCAATACAGTGATTGCCCACCTGTGCAGCCTGTGTATACAGCAAAACATCATCAAGGAACTTATCGTCAAAGCACTTGGGACCCTCGATTTTTCCCAGCTGTGACGCAACCGTACCAAGCAGGATACTTTCGCCGTCCTTTAGCCCGATTTCAATGGCCTGCAAATTATGGCGGTACTGCTCCATAACATCCGCAAGAATCTCTTCTTGCGATTTCCCTGTCTGCAGCTCTGCTTCGGCCAATACAACATCGACAACAGAAACGGCAAACTCCTTTGCCAGGCCAATCATTTGTCCCATGGTAACAGGTTGCAAAACTTCCAGCCTTTTCTTCAACGTCGGCAACTTACTAACCCCTTTCCCGCGGGTATTTATTTTTTATTCGCAAACAAACTGATCCTCAATCTTCCCAAAATCCTGCAGGCCGACCAGCTGGTTAAACTCTGAAAATACGATCATATTGTCCATGCTTGTAGCTGTAGTTCCATCAGCTTTCAGCTGCTGCATAAGCTGGAACATGGCTTTAGCTGTGACATAGGTAGAAGCCGTCGGATAAATCACCAGACGGTAACCCACTTCCTGCAATTCCTTATTGGGAATCAGCGGTGTGCGGCCACCCTCGACCATGTTAGCCAGTGACGGTATTTTTATTGTGCTGTTGACCAGACGCATTTCTTCTACAGACTCTACAGACTCCACGAAGATGATGTCGGCACCTGCTGCCTCATATGCCTTTGCACGGCGCAGCGCCTCATCAATGCCGTGTACGGTGCGGGCATCAGTGCGGGCGATGATGCACATATCCACATCCTTGCGCGCGGCAATAGCAGCCTTTATTTTACCTACCATTTGCTCCAGTGAGACAACTTTCCGTCCGGACATATGCCCGCAGCGCTTGGGCGCGACCTGATCCTCAAGCTGAATAGCCGCCACACCGGCAGCCTCATACTCTTCTACCGTGCGCATCAGGCCAACGGCATTGCCAAAGCCGGTGTCGGCATCTGCAATCACCGGAATATTTACGGCGCTTACCATCTTGCGGGCGCGGTCAAGCATTTCTGTCATCGAAAGCAGGCCGATATCAGGCTTGCCCAGCGCACTTGCCGCCTGCCCATATCCGGTCATATACACTGCTGAAAACCCGCACTTTTCCACAACACGCGCAGTCAATGCGTCATGCGCACCAGGCGCGACAAGGATGGCTTTATCACGCAGAAGCTCTCTGAGTACTTTTCTTTGTTTCATTGTCTGTCTCCATTCCGCCTTTATGGCTTTTGATTACTATGAATTCGAACCCAGCATCATTCTGAGTCTATGTAATAACAGGTTCCTTCCATAATGCGCCTGGCGGTACGGTTAACCTCAGCGCGCGTCAGCGTCCAATCGCCATTTCTTTGTTCGGCTGCGACATTCAGGGCAATGACACCGGCCGGATGCCCGATGCGCACCGCAATGTCTTTACCGCGGTCTTTCGCCATCATTGCCTGGTGCACAACGGTACCCTCAATACGGGCAGCCGCTCCTGTGCAGGTTGTGGCAGTACCGGCATAGGTCTTGTGCGTCACCTGCATAAATAAGAGGCGCGAAACAAAATCCACATCACTTTCGGCGATAGCCTTGCCTGTTGTGAAATCATTGTAGCCTTGAGCAGGTGCCACATAAGCCACCATCGGAAAAGCGGGAATTTCTTTGACAGCATCCTCCCACTTGCCGCACAGGCCCATCATAACAGCAGCCTTGCCGCGAATTTCCTCCAGTGCTGCCAGCAGCTTGCCATTCTCGTCAATTTGTTTGGGCGTTTCGATACCAGTCATACCGAGGTCAGCAGCACGTACAAACACCACCGGGTTAGCGGCATCCACCAGTGATGCCTGGATTTTGCCGAAACCTGCGACTTCGATTTCATCAAGCACATTGCCGGTTGGCAAGAGCTTGCCGGTTGCCGAACCTGCTGTGTCGGAAAAGTCGACGACTACTTCTGCGCCTGATCCGGGAACACCCGCAATAACATAATCGCCCTTGACCTTGGCCTTGCCGCCCTCGACCTGTACCTTCTCATACAGCATTTTTCCGGTATTGGTATTTAGAATCCGTACAGTGGTTACCGGCTCCTCAATCTGTACTAAGCCTTCATCAACGGCATAGGGTCCTACGGCGGACGAGATGTTGCCGCAGTTGCCGGAATAATCAATGAGGGGCGCAACGTAGGACACCTGGCCGAAGGTATACTCTACATCGGCATTAGGCTTGTCTGACTTTGCGATAATGGCAAGCTTGCTTGTTAATGGGTCCGCGCCGCCAAGTCCGTCAATCTGGCGGACATCAGGACTGCCGAATACCTTTAGAATAATCTGATCCCTCTTGGCCTTATCCTGCGGCAGATCCTCCTCACGAAGAAACATGGCCTTACTGGTGCCGCCACGCATAATGACGGTGCGAATTGATTTTTGATCCATTTACCTATTCCCCTCCCGTTAGTTGGCCAGACTGCAACTGCTCACCACGTTC
Proteins encoded in this window:
- a CDS encoding cobalamin-dependent protein (Presence of a B(12) (cobalamin)-binding domain implies dependence on cobalamin itself, in one of its several forms, or in some unusual lineages, dependence on a cobalamin-like analog.), yielding MQKKTKEIIIADQERVRAYEKVFKVPMPQVTKDGDVTGLPDPYPRVVAGVERSGYRIWELAQKAEQTGIPVMNPILGRNSAEETYKESLDMYKMAEQFNETIFQFVHSEATRHIDPLNGAELIEQSRGKGGITPAGERELVQLGGGSKHPMRINATGDTPHLSIINALIAGFDGTDIGPVIHVHFGGRGIHDYKTKVLNGYRALQICAENKIFVQTDSHKHLNNIGGTDGMALAMCLLAEGLAVLAGLPKELSGLQMNVAGINLLADLAAMRAFKETMWSDSLIVVPETFQNPPADLIVEQAHFARMAISARLGKANFYRPKAAESVGIPTGASMAKAMWASYNVFDNTADIDIQNAAIDARKEEIIAEAMAVLSAVLGRDGMLAPQDITPNFWRSYGDAELIDLIVSAGKNGIMDSPRAGGWDLKRGVRTHRDKDGIRRYVPGYGPTSIDEQYLTFTSEPVQVQKPVEISKKTKVVLATVGADAHVVGINTIREAFEKDGYEVIYLRGMNLPETVAEVAAEAKAQVVGVTNLLGLGTALYPRVSARMEELGIRAETALISGGRIAEKEEEHAAVNQKIEQEGTGFLGVDAHFGPGTEPADVVQWVYEHAEQATGKSE
- a CDS encoding sigma-54 interaction domain-containing protein; translated protein: MYDEQTKILLEALPMIAKITGGYATLTDSNGVMITNYDYKGEELSQFKNQVYEMATRCIKEKRPLIGPARYDQNCMAWAVPINNYVLVSTDTQRIRNEENLKEAMKKALPGIARIAGGYATMCDKMGQRIISFDSNGQQVEVAGDFEQARRSITSKEPIVTMSTHAEGVYVAYIPITSDCCLILNNATTSKKSIKLMQEVKRLQNTKYNICDIIGESQAIKRTLSETVRIARSNSTVLLVGETGTGKEMFAQAIHNASHSGGPFVAINCGALPDSLIESHLFGYEEGAFTGAKKGGMLGSFEQADGGTIFLDEINELDFNLQSKLLRVLQEKEVTRIGGSKPIRVNTRVISATNKNLRELVKEKKFREDLYYRLDVIRITIPPLREREGDVPRLAEYFLNKYNTNLGRVIKQISNEAMDALQKYNWPGNVRELENTIEFAVNVAEYTEMEILLHHLPQHIILHNQKIKEVSKASLYENGRTLDDYVMEYEKEIIKIALENAKYKSSLAAKRLGVSVSTLWRKMQKYGIDV
- a CDS encoding L-serine ammonia-lyase, iron-sulfur-dependent, subunit alpha, encoding MPTLKKRLEVLQPVTMGQMIGLAKEFAVSVVDVVLAEAELQTGKSQEEILADVMEQYRHNLQAIEIGLKDGESILLGTVASQLGKIEGPKCFDDKFLDDVLLYTQAAQVGNHCIGLRPCAGTGDSCPYTGYIMAMMRAGYSEREVAEIAALFLKIGGLFRAGKVTTGCNMEGFGAGAPCIAAGTVALMKGTPEQMEKAMVLALSPTIGVPCTPRVLVPALCTTHIAGAVMIGMYSAKLLLRVDIDVNVPIDVMFAMASQVHVQSGKHLVPTVVDFMEPFFKRKPQVEDLVEQHVKDAEQAKIEQTLKNADAISQNFAKQTLPITNTLGEAVVGGSSQAVGSPTNAARIAHELAQGTIRKITVELYPELFARRAINIPGVLMGAAFGSSTADYEMYNVAVQKVREAGIEVNIVEGTEAYIQKITIETDQMTCWVDTLNRGGGRVHLRDASPSLEQAAEAARRLGIVLA
- a CDS encoding isocitrate lyase/PEP mutase family protein encodes the protein MKQRKVLRELLRDKAILVAPGAHDALTARVVEKCGFSAVYMTGYGQAASALGKPDIGLLSMTEMLDRARKMVSAVNIPVIADADTGFGNAVGLMRTVEEYEAAGVAAIQLEDQVAPKRCGHMSGRKVVSLEQMVGKIKAAIAARKDVDMCIIARTDARTVHGIDEALRRAKAYEAAGADIIFVESVESVEEMRLVNSTIKIPSLANMVEGGRTPLIPNKELQEVGYRLVIYPTASTYVTAKAMFQLMQQLKADGTTATSMDNMIVFSEFNQLVGLQDFGKIEDQFVCE
- a CDS encoding 2-methylaconitate cis-trans isomerase PrpF family protein, which translates into the protein MDQKSIRTVIMRGGTSKAMFLREEDLPQDKAKRDQIILKVFGSPDVRQIDGLGGADPLTSKLAIIAKSDKPNADVEYTFGQVSYVAPLIDYSGNCGNISSAVGPYAVDEGLVQIEEPVTTVRILNTNTGKMLYEKVQVEGGKAKVKGDYVIAGVPGSGAEVVVDFSDTAGSATGKLLPTGNVLDEIEVAGFGKIQASLVDAANPVVFVRAADLGMTGIETPKQIDENGKLLAALEEIRGKAAVMMGLCGKWEDAVKEIPAFPMVAYVAPAQGYNDFTTGKAIAESDVDFVSRLLFMQVTHKTYAGTATTCTGAAARIEGTVVHQAMMAKDRGKDIAVRIGHPAGVIALNVAAEQRNGDWTLTRAEVNRTARRIMEGTCYYIDSE